From Staphylococcus delphini, one genomic window encodes:
- a CDS encoding uracil-DNA glycosylase: protein MDWSTIFHEIKEKHDFKAMHDFLEKEYTTQIVYPERKNIYQAFDLTPFENVKVVILGQDPYHGPNQAHGLAFSVQPGAKFPPSLRNMYQELADDIGCQRTSPHLQDWAREGVLLLNTVLTVRQGQAHSHKDIGWETFTNEIIQAISDHKKGVVFVLWGRPAQQKERLIDTSRHYVIKSPHPSPLSAHRGFFGSKPYSKTNAYLEAQGLAPIHWCEQKEETYE from the coding sequence ATGGATTGGTCAACAATATTTCATGAAATTAAAGAAAAGCATGATTTTAAAGCGATGCATGACTTTTTAGAAAAAGAATATACGACGCAAATTGTTTACCCCGAGCGAAAAAATATTTATCAAGCTTTTGACCTCACGCCATTCGAAAATGTCAAAGTGGTAATATTAGGACAAGATCCTTATCATGGTCCGAATCAAGCACATGGTTTAGCATTTTCAGTGCAACCGGGTGCGAAATTTCCACCTTCATTGCGAAACATGTATCAAGAGTTGGCTGACGATATCGGTTGTCAACGGACGTCGCCACATTTACAAGATTGGGCGAGAGAAGGTGTGCTGTTATTGAATACGGTGCTGACAGTACGTCAAGGTCAAGCACATTCACATAAAGATATTGGCTGGGAAACATTTACGAATGAAATCATCCAAGCGATATCTGATCATAAAAAAGGTGTCGTCTTTGTATTGTGGGGCAGACCGGCACAACAAAAAGAACGATTGATTGATACATCGCGCCACTACGTCATTAAATCACCACATCCAAGTCCATTGTCGGCACATAGAGGCTTTTTTGGTTCTAAACCGTATTCCAAAACCAATGCCTATCTTGAAGCACAAGGTTTAGCGCCAATCCATTGGTGTGAACAAAAGGAGGAAACGTATGAATAA
- a CDS encoding HlyD family efflux transporter periplasmic adaptor subunit, producing the protein MKKLVMINIVTIIVLIIIGVVGFYFYNQSVNYIKTDNAQVDGDQIKIASPASGKISSLDVREGDTLKKGDTVAKVQGASQGEAPQTMTITMPKAGTIAKLDGQEDGIAQAGQPIAYAYDLDDLYITANIDETEVKDVQNGQDVDVTIDGQDAKVKGKVDQIGHATASSFSLMPSSNSDGNYTKVTQVVPVKIKLNSQPSNGVVPGMNAEVSIHKN; encoded by the coding sequence ATGAAGAAATTAGTCATGATTAACATTGTTACGATTATCGTGTTAATTATCATCGGTGTTGTAGGATTTTATTTCTACAATCAATCTGTGAACTATATTAAAACAGACAACGCACAAGTGGATGGGGACCAAATTAAAATTGCCAGCCCAGCGTCAGGAAAAATTAGTAGCTTAGATGTTCGTGAAGGCGACACATTGAAAAAAGGGGATACTGTCGCGAAAGTACAAGGTGCAAGTCAAGGTGAAGCGCCACAAACGATGACGATTACGATGCCTAAAGCTGGGACTATCGCAAAATTAGATGGTCAAGAAGACGGTATCGCGCAAGCAGGTCAACCGATTGCTTATGCTTATGATCTCGACGACTTATATATCACAGCAAATATTGACGAAACAGAAGTAAAAGACGTTCAAAATGGTCAAGATGTTGATGTGACGATTGATGGTCAAGACGCAAAAGTAAAAGGTAAAGTTGATCAAATCGGTCATGCAACTGCCTCAAGCTTTTCATTAATGCCATCATCGAATAGTGACGGCAACTACACAAAGGTGACACAAGTGGTGCCTGTTAAAATCAAATTAAACAGCCAACCTTCTAACGGTGTTGTTCCAGGCATGAACGCTGAAGTAAGTATTCACAAAAATTAA
- a CDS encoding APC family permease — MKKKNQKPDRGDLQQNLSEKFVWAIAYGSCIGWGSFILPGDWIQSSGPIAASIGIFIGALLMIVIAVSYGALVERFPVSGGGFAFSFLGFGRYVSFFSAWFLTFGYICVVALNATAFSLLIKFLLPDVIEFGKLYTIAGWDVYITEILIASILLLVFMLIAIKGASVSGSLQYYFCVAMVVVVVLLFIGSFFGSNYSLDNLKPYNGTHYGWFQAIIMIVAVAPWAYVGFDNIPQTAEEFDFSPNKTFKLIVYSLLAASLTYILMILYTGWLSGGSSDLWLTGSVTREAFGTIGLGVLSIAIIMGIFTGLNGFLLSSSRLLFSMGRSGIMPSLFSKLHKRYKTPYVAIMFLVAITLIAPWLGRTALTWIVDMSSTGVSIAYLVTCLAAAKLFSFNKNSQTYGPVYKVFAIIGSIFALIFLLLLLLPFSPASLSMPSYIALGGWTILGLVFFFIRFPKLRRMDKDELTQLILDTRKRDVEKMIEE; from the coding sequence ATGAAAAAAAAGAATCAAAAACCTGATCGTGGTGATCTCCAACAAAACCTTTCAGAAAAATTTGTTTGGGCCATTGCTTATGGTTCATGTATCGGTTGGGGTTCGTTCATCTTACCAGGTGACTGGATTCAATCATCCGGACCTATTGCCGCATCAATCGGTATCTTTATCGGTGCCTTATTAATGATTGTTATCGCGGTAAGTTACGGTGCATTAGTGGAACGCTTTCCTGTGTCAGGTGGCGGCTTTGCATTTAGCTTTTTAGGATTCGGGCGTTATGTCAGCTTTTTCTCAGCATGGTTTTTAACGTTTGGATACATATGTGTCGTCGCGTTAAATGCGACAGCGTTCAGTTTATTAATTAAGTTTTTACTGCCAGATGTGATTGAATTTGGCAAACTTTATACGATTGCAGGTTGGGATGTCTACATTACTGAAATTTTAATTGCATCTATCCTTTTACTCGTTTTTATGTTGATTGCGATTAAAGGGGCAAGCGTTTCAGGTTCATTGCAATATTATTTCTGTGTTGCGATGGTCGTGGTCGTCGTATTACTTTTTATCGGATCATTCTTTGGTTCTAACTATTCATTAGATAATTTAAAACCTTATAATGGGACACATTATGGATGGTTCCAAGCGATTATTATGATTGTCGCAGTCGCACCGTGGGCCTACGTCGGTTTCGATAATATCCCACAAACTGCAGAAGAATTTGACTTCTCACCGAATAAAACATTTAAATTAATCGTTTATAGTTTACTTGCAGCGAGCTTGACCTATATCTTAATGATTTTATATACAGGCTGGTTGTCAGGTGGTAGTAGTGACTTATGGTTGACCGGTTCTGTCACACGAGAAGCATTCGGTACAATCGGACTTGGCGTACTCAGTATTGCGATCATTATGGGGATTTTTACCGGTTTAAACGGCTTCTTGTTAAGCTCAAGTCGTCTGTTATTCTCAATGGGTCGCTCAGGTATTATGCCGTCGTTATTTAGTAAATTACACAAAAGATATAAAACGCCATACGTTGCGATTATGTTCTTGGTTGCGATTACATTGATTGCACCATGGTTAGGCCGTACTGCATTAACATGGATTGTCGATATGTCATCTACAGGGGTGTCTATCGCCTACCTTGTGACATGTCTTGCAGCCGCGAAATTGTTTAGCTTTAATAAAAATAGTCAAACATACGGACCAGTGTATAAAGTCTTTGCGATTATTGGCTCAATTTTTGCCTTGATCTTTTTACTGTTATTATTGTTACCATTTTCACCGGCGTCGTTATCTATGCCATCCTACATTGCGTTAGGGGGTTGGACGATTCTCGGATTGGTGTTCTTCTTTATTCGTTTTCCAAAATTGCGTCGTATGGATAAAGATGAGCTGACACAATTGATTTTGGATACGAGAAAACGTGATGTTGAAAAAATGATAGAAGAATAA
- a CDS encoding lipoate--protein ligase family protein encodes MDLAHKYFNGHTWRYVDHSSGLEPMQSFAFDDTFSESVGADLSPSVVRTWVHQHTIILGIHDSRLPYLKDGIQYLTDERGYNAIVRNSGGLGVVLDQGILNISLMFKGKTEVTIDEAFTVMYLLMSQMFEDDFTEIATHEITHSYCPGKFDLSINNQKFAGISQRRVRGGIAVQIYLCVEGSGSERAELMRAFYERALKGETTKFTYPDIHPSSMASLQELLGRPITVQDVMFKLLYAIKDLGGSLNMDPMTPHEWERYEHYYERMLDRNAKMNAKLDLIE; translated from the coding sequence ATGGATTTAGCACACAAATATTTTAATGGTCACACATGGCGCTATGTGGACCATTCTTCTGGTTTAGAGCCCATGCAGTCTTTCGCATTTGACGACACCTTTTCAGAAAGTGTCGGTGCGGACTTATCTCCTAGTGTTGTGCGGACATGGGTACATCAACATACGATTATTTTAGGCATTCACGATTCACGTTTGCCTTATTTGAAAGATGGCATTCAATATTTGACAGATGAACGTGGTTATAATGCGATTGTGCGTAATTCAGGCGGTCTTGGTGTCGTCTTAGATCAAGGTATTTTAAACATTTCCTTAATGTTCAAAGGGAAAACTGAAGTGACCATTGATGAGGCCTTTACGGTCATGTATTTATTGATGAGTCAAATGTTTGAAGATGACTTTACGGAGATTGCGACACATGAAATTACGCATTCGTATTGTCCAGGCAAGTTTGATTTAAGTATTAACAATCAAAAATTTGCCGGTATTTCACAACGCCGTGTTCGTGGTGGCATCGCCGTTCAAATTTACTTGTGCGTCGAAGGTTCAGGAAGTGAGCGTGCAGAACTGATGCGTGCTTTTTATGAACGCGCACTAAAAGGCGAAACGACGAAATTCACTTATCCAGACATTCATCCGTCTAGTATGGCGTCATTGCAAGAATTGCTCGGCCGTCCAATCACCGTGCAAGATGTCATGTTTAAACTGCTCTATGCGATTAAAGATTTAGGTGGCAGCTTAAATATGGATCCGATGACGCCTCACGAATGGGAACGGTATGAGCATTATTATGAACGCATGCTCGATCGTAACGCGAAAATGAATGCAAAATTGGATTTAATTGAATAG
- a CDS encoding DUF423 domain-containing protein, translating into MKVFIILGALNALMAVGTGAFGAHALDGKLSEHYMSVWEKATTYQMYHGLGLILIGIIGGALNLNVGWAGWLMFFGIVFFSGSLYILSLTQVSVLGAITPIGGILFVISWLMLAIAAFKL; encoded by the coding sequence GTGAAAGTATTTATTATTTTAGGTGCACTGAACGCTTTAATGGCAGTGGGTACAGGGGCTTTCGGTGCGCATGCATTAGACGGGAAATTATCAGAACATTATATGTCAGTATGGGAAAAAGCGACAACATATCAGATGTATCATGGATTAGGTCTGATACTGATTGGCATTATCGGTGGTGCACTGAACCTTAACGTCGGCTGGGCAGGTTGGCTCATGTTTTTCGGTATCGTGTTCTTTAGTGGTTCACTGTATATCTTATCCTTAACGCAAGTGAGCGTGCTTGGTGCAATTACGCCAATTGGTGGCATTTTGTTTGTCATTAGCTGGCTCATGCTTGCCATCGCAGCTTTTAAATTATAA
- the hemQ gene encoding hydrogen peroxide-dependent heme synthase translates to MSHAAETLDGWYSLHLFYAIDWASWRLVPQEDRADKIAEFHRLMDRLKQAQSEGQGDQVLYNVTGQKADLLLWVLRPEMKDLTEIENEINKLAISDHFIPTYSYVSVVELSNYLAGDSNEDPYENPHVKARLYPELPEKEYICFYPMNKRRNETYNWYMLSMEERKKLMYDHGMIGRKYAGKIKQFITGSVGFDDFEWGVTLFADDVLQFKKIVYEMRFDETTARYGEFGNFFVGHRLDTARFDALMTIEQ, encoded by the coding sequence ATGAGTCATGCAGCAGAGACTTTAGATGGTTGGTATAGTTTACATTTATTTTATGCGATAGATTGGGCATCTTGGCGTTTAGTGCCTCAAGAAGATAGAGCGGACAAGATTGCTGAGTTTCATCGTTTAATGGATCGCTTGAAACAGGCACAATCAGAGGGACAAGGTGACCAAGTGTTATATAACGTAACTGGTCAAAAAGCAGACTTACTGTTATGGGTGTTACGTCCAGAAATGAAAGATTTAACTGAAATTGAAAACGAAATCAATAAGTTAGCGATTTCAGATCATTTCATTCCGACATATTCATACGTATCTGTTGTAGAATTGAGTAACTATCTTGCAGGGGATTCGAATGAAGATCCATACGAAAACCCACACGTAAAAGCAAGATTGTACCCAGAATTACCAGAAAAAGAATACATTTGTTTCTATCCAATGAACAAACGTCGTAACGAGACATACAACTGGTACATGTTATCAATGGAAGAACGTAAAAAGTTAATGTACGATCACGGGATGATTGGTCGTAAATATGCAGGTAAAATTAAACAGTTCATTACAGGTTCAGTAGGTTTTGATGATTTCGAATGGGGCGTGACGCTATTTGCAGATGACGTGCTTCAATTCAAAAAAATCGTTTATGAAATGCGCTTTGATGAAACGACTGCCCGTTACGGTGAATTTGGCAACTTCTTCGTGGGTCACCGTTTAGATACAGCACGTTTTGATGCATTAATGACAATTGAACAGTAA
- the pta gene encoding phosphate acetyltransferase: MSSLLDVLKDKLSGKNVRIVLPEGEDERVLTAAVDLQASDYVAPIVLGNVDKIKALAAEKSLNIEGLNIIQPDTSDLKATLVEQFVERRKGKATEEQAQSLLNDVNYFGTMLVYAGHADGLVSGAAHSTADTVRPALQIIKTKPGVSKTSGVFFMIKEDQQFIFGDCAINPELAASDLAEIAVESAKTAQSFGMDPRVAMLSFSTKGSAKSDDTEKVAEAVKLAQEKIDAENLSDVIIDGEFQFDAAIVPEVAKKKAPDAKIQGDANVFIFPSLEAGNIGYKIAQRLGGYDAIGPVLQGLNSPVNDLSRGSSTEDVYNLSIITAAQSLQ, translated from the coding sequence ATGTCTAGTTTATTAGATGTACTGAAAGACAAACTTTCAGGTAAAAATGTGCGTATCGTATTACCAGAAGGAGAAGATGAGCGTGTATTAACAGCTGCTGTTGATTTACAAGCTTCTGACTACGTTGCGCCAATCGTATTAGGGAATGTTGACAAAATCAAAGCACTTGCTGCAGAAAAATCTTTAAATATTGAAGGTTTAAATATCATCCAACCTGATACGAGCGACCTAAAAGCTACACTCGTTGAACAATTTGTAGAACGTCGTAAAGGAAAAGCGACTGAAGAACAAGCACAATCGTTATTAAATGATGTGAACTACTTCGGTACAATGCTTGTTTATGCAGGTCATGCTGACGGTTTAGTGAGCGGTGCAGCCCACTCAACAGCAGACACTGTTCGTCCAGCACTTCAAATCATCAAAACAAAACCAGGTGTTTCTAAGACATCAGGTGTTTTCTTCATGATTAAAGAAGATCAACAATTTATTTTCGGTGACTGTGCGATTAACCCTGAATTAGCCGCATCAGACTTAGCTGAAATTGCGGTTGAAAGTGCGAAAACAGCACAAAGCTTCGGCATGGACCCACGCGTGGCAATGTTAAGCTTCTCAACAAAAGGTTCTGCAAAATCAGATGACACTGAAAAAGTTGCTGAAGCTGTAAAATTGGCACAAGAAAAAATCGACGCTGAAAACTTATCAGACGTCATCATTGATGGTGAATTCCAATTTGACGCTGCAATCGTACCAGAAGTGGCGAAGAAAAAAGCACCTGATGCAAAAATCCAAGGTGACGCGAACGTATTTATTTTCCCAAGTCTTGAAGCAGGTAACATTGGTTACAAAATTGCGCAACGTTTAGGCGGTTATGATGCCATTGGTCCTGTCCTACAAGGTTTAAACTCACCAGTGAATGACTTATCACGCGGTAGCTCTACAGAAGACGTTTACAACTTATCTATTATTACAGCAGCTCAAAGTTTACAATAA
- a CDS encoding DHA2 family efflux MFS transporter permease subunit: MFMMIYTIIALIVIIILNWTIIRGRRKKSLSQQHRDVTSDTMQSERDVHPTTHTFRLDEDDQHSAAASTRQSETEEDASHTTSDENDDARRHATADQAKADRQPVNEKVADATQSYVFKKGVTRGKILVAMIFGMFISILNQTLLNTALPRINTDFNISASTGQWLMTGFMLVNGILIPISAFLFNKYSYRRLFLTAMLIFTVGSLVCGFAWSFPIMMVGRVLQAMGAGVLMPLGTNVFMTIFPPEKRGMAMGTMGIAMILAPAIGPTLSGYIIENYDWHTMFFGMFIVGIISLALAFAWFGIYQKTTNPKADIPGIIFSTIGFGALLYGFSEAGNDGWTSTKIVIMFIIGISFTVAFVVREMTMKAPMLNFEVLKYSGFTLTAVINMILTMSLFGGMILLPLYLQSLRGFSALDSGLLLLPGALIMGVMGPIAGKLLDTIGIKPITIIGLAITTYGTWELTQLTMDTPYRSILMIYIIRSFGMSFVMMPIMTAGMNALPSRLISHGNALVNTMRQLAGSIGTAILVTVMTQQTESHLATFQQDLDRTNPTIQDSLQALAQQLGGQEQAMGAIIKFVNQLASVDGVNSAFWVATALSGLALILSFFLKGKSHYISNE, encoded by the coding sequence ATGTTTATGATGATTTACACCATAATTGCTCTTATTGTGATTATCATACTGAACTGGACGATCATTCGAGGTAGAAGGAAGAAATCACTTTCTCAACAACATCGTGACGTCACATCAGACACCATGCAATCCGAACGTGATGTACATCCAACGACACATACTTTTCGTTTAGATGAAGATGATCAGCATTCAGCAGCAGCTTCGACACGTCAAAGTGAAACTGAAGAGGACGCGTCTCATACAACATCTGATGAAAATGATGACGCACGTCGACATGCGACAGCGGATCAAGCCAAAGCTGACCGTCAACCAGTAAATGAAAAAGTAGCGGATGCCACTCAAAGTTATGTCTTTAAAAAAGGTGTCACACGTGGCAAAATTTTAGTCGCGATGATTTTCGGGATGTTCATCTCTATTTTGAACCAAACATTGTTAAACACAGCACTACCTCGAATCAATACAGACTTTAATATTTCTGCTTCAACAGGACAATGGTTGATGACAGGCTTTATGTTAGTGAACGGGATTTTGATTCCAATTAGTGCATTCTTATTTAACAAATATTCATATCGCCGCTTATTCTTAACTGCGATGTTGATATTTACGGTAGGCTCGCTCGTCTGTGGTTTCGCTTGGAGCTTTCCGATTATGATGGTCGGTCGTGTCCTTCAAGCGATGGGTGCAGGGGTGCTCATGCCATTAGGTACGAATGTGTTTATGACAATCTTCCCACCTGAAAAACGTGGTATGGCCATGGGAACAATGGGGATTGCGATGATTTTAGCACCAGCCATTGGACCTACACTGTCAGGTTATATTATCGAAAACTATGACTGGCATACGATGTTCTTCGGTATGTTTATCGTCGGGATTATTTCACTCGCACTTGCGTTTGCATGGTTCGGCATTTATCAAAAAACGACGAATCCAAAAGCAGATATTCCGGGTATCATTTTCAGTACAATTGGTTTCGGTGCATTGTTATACGGCTTTAGTGAAGCGGGGAACGATGGCTGGACGTCTACAAAAATTGTCATCATGTTTATTATCGGAATCAGCTTTACGGTGGCGTTTGTCGTGCGCGAAATGACAATGAAAGCGCCAATGTTGAATTTTGAAGTACTTAAATATTCAGGATTTACATTAACTGCAGTGATCAATATGATTCTCACAATGAGTCTTTTCGGTGGTATGATTTTACTACCACTTTATTTACAAAGTTTAAGAGGTTTCTCAGCGCTAGACTCGGGGTTATTACTGTTACCAGGTGCATTAATTATGGGTGTGATGGGCCCTATAGCTGGTAAATTGCTTGATACGATTGGGATTAAGCCGATTACGATTATCGGTTTGGCCATTACAACATATGGTACTTGGGAACTGACACAATTAACGATGGATACACCTTATCGTAGTATTTTAATGATTTATATTATCCGTTCGTTCGGTATGAGTTTTGTGATGATGCCGATTATGACAGCAGGAATGAACGCATTGCCGTCACGTTTAATCTCTCATGGTAACGCCTTAGTGAATACGATGAGACAATTAGCCGGCTCAATTGGTACGGCAATCTTAGTGACAGTGATGACACAACAAACCGAATCCCATTTGGCAACATTCCAACAAGATTTAGACCGTACAAATCCAACGATTCAAGATAGCTTGCAAGCCTTGGCGCAACAACTTGGTGGTCAAGAACAAGCAATGGGGGCTATTATTAAATTCGTAAATCAGCTTGCGTCTGTTGATGGGGTCAACAGTGCGTTCTGGGTCGCGACGGCTTTAAGTGGTTTAGCGCTCATTTTAAGTTTCTTCTTAAAGGGCAAATCACATTACATTTCAAACGAATAG
- a CDS encoding DUF418 domain-containing protein produces the protein MASKATKQRIIELDALRGISLFGILLMNILVFSFPYNHTRLDLALQGVNGFLFRLVSLFVIDSFYPIFSFLFGFSLMLIYKSTHQRGIAFKPVMLRRLLFLMMIGLLHGYLLFSGDILLTYAVMGFGAMWLTQFSIKKLKKLAIILFGIKVVVWGLPFLIMGWLTKAKLPLSGGDQAELQALVQAKTSPHYMDFFIYNAQDNFANLITTLTADWIDIFPYLLIGMAAMKGNLVEWVKQHPAHATQIGSLFIIIGTGLKFIGAYIITNPGYMMFSFTIGGPLFSVGIVLLFFRVMQYTAAQKLLKPFRYPGKMSLSVYLTQSIVCVLFFAGFGFGFYNQLPLYQTYLFALALFFIQVVICYVYQRHFTQGPFEWLWRKVTYFGVKTMSSK, from the coding sequence ATGGCATCCAAAGCTACGAAGCAACGTATCATTGAATTAGATGCGCTACGAGGAATCAGTTTGTTCGGTATTTTACTGATGAATATTCTAGTTTTTAGTTTCCCTTATAACCATACACGTCTAGATCTTGCACTCCAAGGCGTCAATGGCTTTTTATTTCGACTCGTATCGCTATTTGTCATCGATTCTTTTTATCCTATTTTTTCTTTCTTATTCGGCTTTAGTTTAATGTTGATTTATAAAAGTACGCATCAACGTGGCATTGCTTTCAAGCCTGTTATGCTACGGCGACTGCTATTTTTGATGATGATAGGCTTATTACATGGCTATTTGTTATTTTCAGGAGACATTTTATTGACGTACGCCGTTATGGGGTTTGGCGCGATGTGGTTGACCCAGTTCTCGATAAAAAAGCTTAAAAAACTTGCCATCATTTTATTTGGCATTAAAGTAGTCGTTTGGGGATTGCCTTTTCTCATTATGGGATGGCTCACGAAAGCAAAATTACCTTTAAGTGGGGGCGACCAAGCAGAATTACAAGCATTAGTCCAAGCCAAAACGAGTCCACATTACATGGATTTCTTCATTTATAATGCACAAGATAACTTCGCTAACCTCATCACTACATTGACGGCAGACTGGATCGATATCTTTCCTTATTTATTGATAGGCATGGCTGCGATGAAAGGCAACTTAGTCGAATGGGTGAAACAACATCCAGCACACGCGACACAAATAGGCAGTCTCTTTATTATTATCGGGACGGGGCTTAAGTTTATCGGGGCTTATATCATCACGAACCCTGGTTATATGATGTTTAGTTTTACTATAGGCGGGCCCTTGTTCTCTGTCGGCATCGTACTTCTCTTTTTCCGCGTCATGCAGTATACAGCGGCTCAAAAGTTACTCAAGCCGTTTCGTTATCCTGGAAAAATGAGCTTGTCCGTCTATTTAACTCAATCTATTGTTTGCGTATTATTCTTTGCTGGATTCGGTTTTGGCTTTTACAATCAATTGCCACTTTACCAAACTTACCTTTTTGCGCTCGCTTTGTTTTTTATACAAGTCGTCATATGTTATGTGTATCAACGTCATTTTACACAGGGGCCGTTCGAATGGCTGTGGCGTAAAGTCACATATTTCGGCGTCAAAACGATGTCATCAAAATAA
- a CDS encoding DUF5327 family protein, with protein sequence MNKDKLIQLLEHELVQADAATTDAAFEKHMYAIHALTALYTGQETSTPSRSSSAVTPKKQASAQVTDEEIRMMGGKVSSSSATAQTTSDQRMVTDDEIGNGASIFDF encoded by the coding sequence ATGAATAAAGACAAACTGATTCAACTGTTGGAACACGAATTGGTTCAAGCAGACGCCGCGACGACTGATGCAGCTTTTGAAAAACATATGTATGCCATTCATGCTTTAACGGCGCTGTATACGGGGCAAGAGACAAGTACACCATCACGTTCATCTTCAGCCGTCACACCGAAAAAACAAGCGTCGGCACAAGTGACAGATGAAGAGATTCGAATGATGGGCGGTAAAGTATCATCTTCTAGCGCAACCGCACAAACGACATCTGATCAACGTATGGTGACGGATGATGAAATAGGCAATGGTGCTTCAATTTTTGATTTTTAA
- a CDS encoding TetR/AcrR family transcriptional regulator, translating to MGKTKLKARRRIVRAMIELLKTEPLDAITIKEICAESGVHRSTFYAQFEDKYQLFDVLTTYHMAKYEKLILYTSNVIESYPLEEAKARIIKTFRLLFKYMKRHQTFFMTIIVTQPQLKAIHQYLQFTRDAYEKLLNQLPQLQQSKYFINYTIGGELALIYSWLMQGCQESPDDMAQILYSNIIKMGR from the coding sequence ATGGGAAAAACAAAGTTAAAAGCAAGACGGCGCATCGTGAGGGCAATGATTGAATTGTTAAAAACGGAACCTCTTGATGCGATTACAATTAAAGAAATTTGTGCAGAGAGTGGCGTTCATCGTTCAACATTTTACGCCCAGTTTGAAGATAAATATCAATTGTTTGATGTTTTGACGACATATCATATGGCAAAGTATGAAAAGCTTATTTTGTATACGTCAAATGTGATTGAGTCTTACCCGTTAGAAGAGGCAAAAGCGCGTATCATCAAAACATTTCGTTTACTGTTTAAATATATGAAACGCCACCAAACTTTTTTCATGACCATTATCGTGACACAACCGCAATTAAAAGCCATTCATCAATATTTACAATTTACACGTGATGCTTATGAAAAGCTATTAAATCAACTGCCGCAATTGCAACAATCCAAATATTTTATCAACTATACGATTGGCGGTGAACTTGCACTCATTTACAGTTGGCTCATGCAAGGTTGCCAAGAATCTCCTGACGATATGGCACAAATTTTATACTCAAATATTATTAAAATGGGAAGGTAG
- a CDS encoding GNAT family N-acetyltransferase: protein MQHFRLAVNDDIDFVYPTLKDAPALYKVVDQNRDHLKIFLPWAETMTSVEEEAAFMQQTLNLVAEGKALFFLIYKQDQLIGTIDLHAWNEKTRKAEVGYWLAKSANGQGITTAAVRKLCDIAFTDYHLNKLELRANVLNIGSNRVAEKVGFRFVGVKHEDERDGDQFVSMNYYEYLKRDFDHVVDDTRYV from the coding sequence ATGCAACATTTCAGACTCGCTGTGAATGACGACATTGATTTTGTTTACCCAACACTTAAGGATGCACCAGCGCTTTATAAAGTTGTCGATCAAAATCGAGACCATCTCAAAATATTTTTACCATGGGCTGAAACGATGACCTCTGTGGAAGAAGAAGCGGCATTTATGCAACAAACGTTAAACTTAGTTGCAGAGGGGAAAGCGCTATTTTTCTTGATTTATAAACAAGATCAACTCATTGGGACTATTGATTTACATGCTTGGAATGAAAAAACACGTAAGGCAGAAGTCGGTTACTGGCTTGCGAAAAGTGCAAATGGTCAAGGGATAACAACCGCTGCAGTACGCAAATTATGCGATATTGCATTTACGGATTATCACCTCAATAAATTAGAATTGCGTGCGAATGTACTTAATATTGGGAGTAATCGTGTGGCAGAAAAAGTGGGATTTCGTTTCGTTGGTGTCAAACATGAAGACGAAAGAGATGGCGACCAATTCGTGAGTATGAATTATTATGAATATTTGAAACGTGATTTTGATCATGTGGTAGATGATACCCGATATGTGTAA